From the Thamnophis elegans isolate rThaEle1 chromosome 11, rThaEle1.pri, whole genome shotgun sequence genome, one window contains:
- the GPR18 gene encoding N-arachidonyl glycine receptor, producing the protein MNNYNHSLITMIENSHPEEYRISSLVFYSFIFTTGLIVNITALWVFSCTTKKKTTITIYMMNVALLDLLLIFTLPFRMHYYGKRSWIFGDVFCRVLSAFTIFYPSIAIWLLAFISIDRCLAIVQPKYAKELKNTNKALMACTTLWIITLVTTSPLLFLYSDPDKTSNFTSCTKMMDIIYLKEVNVLNFCRLIFFFLIPIFNMLGCYLVIIYSIIRGRISKLKPKAKERSIRIIVTLIIQVLVCFVPFHICFTFLMLQNGDVSYNPWGAFTTFLMNLSTCLDIILYYLVSKQFQARVISVMLYRNYLRSVRRKSMRSSSVHSLSNINSEII; encoded by the coding sequence ATGAATAACTACAATCACAGTCTAATTACAATGATTGAAAATAGCCATCCTGAAGAATACCGAATTTCATCACTCGTCTTCtacagcttcatttttacaactgGGTTAATTGTAAACATTACAGCTCTCTGGGTCTTCAGCTGTACcaccaagaagaaaacaacaataaCTATCTACATGATGAACGTTGCGTTGCTTGACTTGTTGCTTATATTCACCTTGCCTTTTCGAATGCATTATTATGGGAAACGCTCTTGGATCTTTGGAGATGTCTTCTGCCGGGTTCTTAGTGCTTTCACTATTTTTTATCCCAGCATTGCAATATGGCTGTTAGCTTTTATAAGCATTGATAGATGTCTGGCTATAGTTCAACCGAAATATGCCAAGGAACTCAAGAACACAAACAAAGCTCTGATGGCCTGCACAACACTTTGGATCATAACTCTTGTGACAACTTCTCCACTGCTTTTCTTATATTCTGATCCAGACAAAACTTCAAATTTCACTAGCTGCACAAAGATGATGGATATTATCTACCTAAAGGAAGTCAATGTATTAAATTTTTGTcggttaatattttttttcttgattcccATATTTAACATGCTTGGTTGTTATCTAGTCATTATTTATAGCATAATTCGTGGAAGAATTTCCAAGCTGAAACCAAAGGCTAAAGAAAGATCGATCAGAATCATTGTAACACTAATTATCCAAGTGCTTGTATGTTTTGTGCCTTTTCATATTTGTTTTACATTTCTGATGCTCCAAAATGGAGACGTAAGCTACAACCCTTGGGGAGCATTTACCACCTTCCTCATGAACCTCAGCACATGTCTAGACATAATCCTTTACTACCTAGTTTCTAAGCAATTTCAGGCCCGAGTTATCAGTGTTATGCTTTATCGTAATTATCTTCGAAGTGTTCGGAGAAAAAGTATGCGATCTAGTAGTGTGCATTCATTAAGTAATATTAACAGTGAGATCATATAA